In Rhodanobacter humi, the following are encoded in one genomic region:
- the glnD gene encoding [protein-PII] uridylyltransferase, which produces MSIVLPPLPRLPSAVPRSGVSADARRALRQLLGDVDRALATAFRDGADASALARRRGEAVARIVAHVWMACLGEVTGAALFAVGGFGRGLLFPHSDVDLLVLAERPEPARLRALEQCFATLWDVGLKVGHAVREPAQCRALAAADASVFTSLLDARRLAGDPAMDDALRAIVDDPALWPPRDYLAARLAERDARHARHNDTASNLEPNLKDGPGGLRTLDSLRWLGRRLAHAGGFEAMQDAGLLDPAERASLCEAEATLRRYRFALHLEAGRPEERLLFDYQRALAGRLGFEDEHEKNLGVEQFMQGYYRAASQVERLGVQIAERFVELLEPPGEAKPVGEDFVRHGTRLSARDPELFARRPAALVEAFIARLDEPGLIGFSAETMRRIHQATAQHDGALADDPDVLAAFLRLLRRGAPAVDALWRMNRHGLLAAILPAFGKVVGRMQYDLFHVYTVDEHTLRVLRQMARFADPEARAEFPVACDVWASLGQPELMLLAGLFHDIAKGRGGDHSVLGEGDARAFCAKLGLPAADGERVAWLVRWHLLMSTTAQRQDITDPDVVRRFADTVGDRERLGRLYLLTVADIIGTSPKLWNGWKDRLLADLFAAARQALRRDMRPGHDAAARIDACRAQALILLQAEGTDAAAAERAWSAFPDSSFLRHRPEQIAWQTAAIVRADGAWPLVAVHPLSVRGSTELFVCTPDRDGLFASVTAMLDRLHFSVVEARILNSSAGMAMDTFLLLEADGQQPASADRAEELRSRMQRALAQSGQILPPRRSMSRQLKHFQMPPRIDFRQADGRTRMALVCSDRPGLLAAVAQVLVACAVRVHDARIATFGERVEDFFQLSDRADAPLDETQQERLRQSLLARLGQGA; this is translated from the coding sequence ATGAGCATCGTGCTTCCCCCGCTGCCCCGCCTGCCGTCGGCCGTGCCGCGCTCGGGCGTGTCGGCCGATGCGCGACGTGCGTTGCGGCAGTTGCTGGGCGACGTGGATCGCGCGCTGGCCACCGCGTTCCGCGACGGTGCCGACGCCAGCGCGCTGGCGCGGCGGCGCGGCGAGGCGGTGGCGCGCATCGTGGCGCACGTGTGGATGGCCTGCCTGGGCGAAGTGACGGGCGCGGCGCTGTTCGCGGTGGGCGGCTTCGGCCGCGGCTTGCTGTTCCCGCACTCCGACGTGGACCTGCTGGTGCTGGCCGAGCGGCCCGAGCCGGCGCGCCTGCGCGCGCTGGAGCAGTGCTTCGCCACGTTGTGGGACGTGGGCCTCAAGGTGGGCCACGCGGTGCGCGAACCGGCGCAGTGCCGCGCACTGGCCGCCGCGGACGCCAGCGTGTTCACCAGCCTGCTGGACGCGCGCCGGCTGGCCGGCGATCCGGCCATGGACGACGCCTTGCGCGCCATCGTGGACGATCCGGCGCTGTGGCCGCCGCGCGACTACCTCGCCGCGCGGCTGGCCGAGCGCGACGCCCGCCACGCGCGGCACAACGACACCGCGAGCAACCTCGAACCCAACCTCAAGGACGGCCCGGGCGGCCTGCGCACGCTCGATTCGCTGCGCTGGCTGGGCCGCCGGCTGGCGCATGCCGGCGGCTTCGAGGCGATGCAGGATGCCGGCCTGCTCGATCCGGCCGAGCGCGCCAGCCTGTGCGAGGCCGAAGCCACGCTGCGACGCTACCGTTTCGCGCTGCACCTGGAGGCGGGACGGCCGGAAGAACGCCTGCTATTCGACTATCAGCGCGCGCTCGCCGGGCGGCTCGGCTTCGAGGACGAGCACGAGAAGAACCTCGGCGTCGAACAGTTCATGCAGGGCTATTACCGCGCGGCCAGCCAGGTCGAGCGGCTGGGCGTGCAGATCGCCGAGCGCTTCGTCGAACTGCTGGAACCGCCGGGCGAGGCGAAGCCGGTGGGCGAGGATTTCGTGCGCCACGGCACGCGGCTGTCGGCGCGCGATCCGGAGTTGTTCGCGCGGCGGCCGGCGGCGCTGGTCGAGGCCTTCATCGCGCGGCTGGACGAGCCGGGCCTGATCGGCTTTTCCGCCGAGACCATGCGGCGCATCCACCAGGCCACTGCGCAGCACGATGGCGCGCTGGCCGACGATCCCGACGTGCTGGCCGCCTTCCTGCGCCTGCTGCGGCGGGGCGCACCCGCGGTGGATGCGCTGTGGCGGATGAACCGGCACGGCCTGCTGGCCGCGATCCTGCCCGCGTTCGGCAAGGTGGTCGGGCGCATGCAGTACGACCTGTTCCACGTCTACACCGTGGACGAACACACGTTGCGCGTGCTGCGCCAGATGGCGCGCTTTGCCGATCCCGAGGCGCGTGCCGAATTCCCCGTCGCCTGCGACGTCTGGGCCAGCCTGGGCCAGCCCGAACTGATGCTGCTGGCCGGCCTGTTCCATGACATCGCCAAGGGCCGCGGCGGCGACCATTCCGTGCTGGGCGAAGGCGACGCGCGCGCGTTCTGCGCGAAGCTGGGTTTGCCCGCGGCCGACGGCGAGCGCGTGGCGTGGCTGGTGCGCTGGCATCTCCTGATGAGCACCACCGCGCAGCGGCAGGACATCACCGACCCCGACGTGGTGCGCCGCTTCGCCGACACGGTGGGCGACCGCGAGCGGCTGGGCCGGCTCTACCTGCTCACCGTGGCCGACATCATCGGCACCAGCCCGAAGCTGTGGAACGGCTGGAAGGATCGCCTGCTGGCCGACCTGTTCGCGGCGGCGCGGCAGGCGCTGCGCCGCGACATGCGGCCCGGGCACGACGCCGCGGCGCGCATCGACGCCTGCCGGGCGCAGGCGCTGATCCTGCTGCAGGCCGAGGGCACCGATGCCGCGGCGGCCGAGCGCGCGTGGAGCGCGTTCCCCGACTCCAGCTTCCTGCGCCACCGCCCCGAGCAGATCGCCTGGCAGACCGCGGCGATCGTGCGCGCGGACGGCGCCTGGCCGCTGGTCGCCGTGCATCCGCTCTCGGTGCGCGGCAGCACCGAGCTGTTCGTCTGCACGCCCGACCGCGACGGCCTGTTCGCCAGCGTCACCGCGATGCTGGACCGGTTGCACTTCTCGGTGGTGGAGGCGCGCATCCTCAATTCCAGCGCCGGCATGGCGATGGACACCTTCCTGCTGCTGGAAGCGGACGGCCAGCAGCCGGCCAGCGCGGATCGCGCCGAGGAACTGCGTTCGCGCATGCAGCGCGCGCTCGCGCAAAGCGGCCAGATCCTGCCGCCACGGCGCAGCATGTCGCGCCAGCTGAAGCACTTCCAGATGCCACCGCGCATCGATTTCCGCCAGGCCGACGGGCGTACCCGCATGGCCCTGGTGTGCAGCGACCGCCCCGGCCTGCTGGCCGCGGTGGCGCAGGTGCTGGTGGCCTGCGCGGTGCGCGTGCACGACGCGCGCATCGCCACCTTCGGCGAGCGGGTGGAGGATTTCTTCCAGCTCAGCGACCGCGCCGATGCGCCGCTGGACGAGACCCAGCAGGAACGCTTGCGCCAGTCGCTGCTGGCAAGGCTGGGGCAGGGCGCCTGA
- a CDS encoding ligand-binding sensor domain-containing diguanylate cyclase, with protein sequence MKRRPRLVRVLALVACGLLAGLALAAPAWAASAPAASIEAGLPFIRNFDPRSYGAAAQNWSLAQDRQGVIYVGNVDGAVLAFDGARWQRIPVPNRAAVRSLALGADGRIYVGTVGDLGYLEPDATGQLGFVSLRDKIPPSERDFADVWSIHPTADGVFFATTTQLFRYRHGAMEVWRPKTSFHLSFLVDGKLYIREVGLGLLQLDGERLELSPGGSRFADEKIYALLPWRGPDAQPGDLLAGTRTQGWFIRHGDSWRPWITEADAAIRKGQLYNASWLADGRLAAGTLRGGLFLLDAQGHLLRTLTRGSGLSTNMMLAQFQDREGGLWIAAGNGISRIGLGSPLTYYGERGGLPDGVQALQRHAGTLYAGTTDGLYRLVDGADAHFERLPRVTGQIWGLAEVDDDLLVASSDGVFALADGTSRQLLDTRQGALSTAALSLRRSTRNPARVFVGYPDGIGTLRHEGGRWIDGGRIAGVRQEVRTIRQDADGHVWLSLWVGGAIRLSLPPDWQGPRDGRAVRVERFGTAEGLPPEQNDLVMIDGRLRFTTPHGIYRFDEASGRFSLDPAFTGLFPNGPQPVDVLHQDRRGGLWVYAVADADGGKQTGHAVHAGQGWRWADTPLQPLAGIDMSVFLDDADGTLWLGGDKGLYRYRPALTASADPPPRTLLRMAAEQGGRVLFADHLATAQPPEIPYAQNSIRFEFALPSYEHSDANRYQVWLQGLDRDWSPWSDDAYRDYTNLPDGRYRFHVRARNVHGRQGREATFDFRILPPWYRTAWAWLLWIAAGMLALSLLVRWRSAALRRRNRALAGLVARRTGELAQANRALREANEALAQQIVTDPLTGLKNRRYLSEHIEHDLAAARRHCRDHGPGAQLLFLMVDIDHFKQINDSYGHATGDRVLLQFRDVLLSVTRESDTPVRRGGEEFLIVARFAPPGAGPQFAERIRAAVAAQHFELGNGRHVHLSCSIGFASYPFYASEPERLNWEQVVNIADECLYAAKRQGRNAWAGVAPVATPPAGSAIDALHATFARLPEPGPLPVLASWTCAEPLEA encoded by the coding sequence ATGAAACGCCGCCCGCGCCTGGTCCGGGTGCTGGCGCTCGTCGCGTGCGGCCTGCTGGCCGGCCTCGCGCTGGCCGCGCCCGCATGGGCCGCGTCCGCGCCGGCGGCATCGATCGAGGCGGGCCTGCCGTTCATCCGCAATTTCGATCCCCGCAGCTACGGCGCCGCGGCGCAGAACTGGTCGCTGGCGCAGGATCGGCAGGGCGTGATCTACGTGGGCAACGTCGACGGCGCCGTGCTGGCCTTCGACGGCGCGCGCTGGCAGCGCATCCCGGTGCCCAACCGCGCCGCGGTGCGTTCGCTGGCACTGGGCGCGGACGGCCGCATCTACGTGGGCACGGTGGGCGACCTGGGCTACCTGGAGCCGGACGCCACCGGCCAGCTGGGCTTCGTCTCGCTGCGGGACAAGATCCCGCCCAGCGAGCGCGATTTCGCCGACGTGTGGTCGATCCACCCCACCGCCGACGGCGTGTTCTTCGCCACCACGACCCAGCTGTTCCGCTACCGCCACGGCGCGATGGAGGTCTGGAGACCGAAGACCTCGTTCCACCTCAGCTTCCTGGTCGACGGCAAGCTGTACATCCGCGAGGTCGGCCTGGGCCTGCTGCAACTGGACGGCGAGCGGCTGGAACTGTCGCCCGGCGGCAGCCGCTTCGCCGACGAGAAGATCTACGCGCTGCTGCCCTGGCGCGGACCGGACGCGCAGCCCGGCGACCTGCTGGCGGGCACGCGCACGCAGGGCTGGTTCATCCGCCACGGCGACAGCTGGCGGCCCTGGATCACCGAAGCCGACGCGGCGATCCGCAAAGGCCAGCTGTACAACGCGAGCTGGCTGGCCGACGGCCGGCTCGCCGCGGGCACGCTGCGCGGCGGCTTGTTCCTGCTCGATGCGCAGGGCCACCTGCTGCGCACGCTGACGCGCGGCAGCGGCCTGAGCACCAACATGATGCTGGCGCAGTTCCAGGATCGCGAGGGCGGCCTGTGGATCGCCGCCGGCAACGGCATCAGCCGCATCGGCCTCGGTTCGCCGCTGACCTACTACGGCGAGCGCGGCGGCCTGCCGGACGGCGTGCAGGCACTGCAGCGCCACGCGGGCACGCTCTACGCGGGCACCACCGACGGGCTGTACCGCCTGGTGGATGGCGCCGACGCGCATTTCGAACGGCTGCCCCGGGTGACGGGACAGATCTGGGGCTTGGCCGAGGTCGACGACGATTTGCTGGTCGCCAGCAGCGACGGCGTGTTCGCGCTCGCCGACGGCACGTCCAGGCAGTTGCTCGACACCCGCCAGGGCGCGCTCTCGACCGCAGCGCTCAGCCTGCGCCGCTCCACGCGCAATCCCGCGCGCGTGTTCGTGGGCTACCCGGACGGCATCGGCACGCTGCGCCACGAGGGTGGCCGCTGGATCGACGGAGGCCGCATCGCCGGCGTGCGCCAGGAAGTACGCACGATCCGGCAGGACGCCGACGGCCATGTGTGGCTGAGCCTGTGGGTCGGCGGCGCGATTCGCCTGAGCCTGCCGCCGGACTGGCAGGGGCCGCGCGACGGGCGCGCCGTCAGGGTCGAGCGCTTCGGCACCGCGGAGGGCCTGCCACCGGAACAGAACGACCTGGTGATGATCGACGGCCGGCTGCGCTTCACCACCCCGCATGGCATCTATCGCTTCGACGAGGCCAGCGGCCGCTTCTCGCTCGACCCGGCGTTCACGGGGTTGTTCCCCAATGGCCCGCAGCCGGTCGACGTACTGCACCAGGATCGTCGTGGCGGCCTGTGGGTGTATGCCGTCGCCGATGCCGACGGCGGCAAGCAGACCGGCCACGCCGTGCACGCCGGCCAGGGCTGGCGCTGGGCGGACACGCCATTGCAGCCGCTGGCGGGCATCGACATGTCGGTGTTCCTGGACGACGCCGACGGCACCCTGTGGCTGGGCGGCGACAAGGGCCTGTACCGCTACCGGCCCGCGCTCACCGCATCGGCGGACCCGCCGCCGCGGACGCTGCTGCGCATGGCGGCCGAGCAGGGCGGCCGGGTGCTGTTCGCCGACCACCTCGCCACTGCGCAGCCGCCGGAAATCCCCTACGCGCAGAACTCGATCCGCTTCGAGTTCGCGCTGCCCAGCTACGAGCACTCGGACGCCAATCGCTACCAGGTATGGCTGCAGGGTCTGGACCGCGACTGGTCGCCGTGGAGCGACGACGCCTACCGCGACTACACCAACCTCCCGGACGGCCGTTACCGCTTCCACGTGCGCGCGCGCAATGTGCACGGCCGGCAGGGCCGGGAGGCCACGTTCGATTTCCGCATCCTGCCGCCGTGGTACCGCACCGCCTGGGCCTGGCTGCTGTGGATCGCCGCCGGCATGCTGGCGCTGAGCCTGCTGGTGCGCTGGCGCTCCGCCGCGCTGCGCCGGCGCAACCGCGCGCTGGCCGGCCTGGTGGCACGGCGCACCGGCGAACTGGCGCAGGCCAACCGCGCGCTGCGCGAGGCCAACGAGGCGCTGGCCCAGCAGATCGTCACCGACCCGCTCACCGGCCTGAAGAACCGCCGCTACCTCAGCGAGCACATCGAGCACGACCTCGCCGCCGCGCGTCGGCACTGCCGCGACCACGGCCCCGGCGCGCAGTTGCTGTTCCTGATGGTGGACATCGACCACTTCAAGCAGATCAACGACAGCTACGGCCACGCCACCGGCGACCGCGTGCTGCTGCAGTTCCGCGACGTGCTGCTCTCGGTCACCCGCGAATCCGACACGCCGGTGCGCCGCGGCGGCGAGGAGTTCCTGATCGTGGCCCGCTTCGCCCCGCCCGGAGCCGGCCCGCAGTTCGCCGAGCGCATCCGCGCGGCGGTGGCCGCACAACACTTCGAACTGGGCAACGGCCGGCACGTGCACCTCAGCTGCTCGATCGGCTTCGCCAGCTACCCGTTCTACGCCAGCGAACCGGAGCGGCTGAACTGGGAGCAGGTGGTGAACATCGCCGACGAATGCCTGTACGCGGCCAAGCGCCAGGGCCGCAACGCCTGGGCCGGCGTGGCGCCGGTGGCGACGCCGCCGGCGGGCAGCGCGATCGATGCGCTGCACGCGACATTCGCCCGCCTGCCCGAACCCGGACCGCTGCCGGTGCTGGCCTCGTGGACCTGCGCGGAACCACTGGAAGCCTGA
- a CDS encoding HD-GYP domain-containing protein: MPRRPLDATELTVGLPMRFNAYDGRGNLLLCVGQVIGSTAQREMLLQHGLFYGSEEECRGPLPPSPEPARSPLARLLDARQRLQALLADPEPADFPAALADIAAQVREACRINPDVALASILLHTDGPYSSRHAVNAAVACQLTGMALALDAGELAAIVAAALTMNIGMFTLHDTLVACEGPLSDVQHAMVRAHCRLGVAMLRERGITSTTWLDAVRDHHERSDGSGYPDGKRGAQIGRAACLVALADIYCARVAGREYRPPLQPTQALRWLFLNEGAALDEHLARVFIKTLGVYPPGTGVRLRNGALAVVLHRQSAGHQPVVASLTTHDGLRLHSPIRRRGDIEAHAVTEVVDLAALGIRVGMEALWGADAAE; this comes from the coding sequence GTGCCGCGGCGCCCGCTCGACGCGACCGAACTGACCGTGGGCCTGCCCATGCGCTTCAATGCCTACGACGGTCGAGGCAACCTGTTGCTGTGCGTGGGCCAGGTGATCGGCAGCACGGCGCAGCGCGAGATGCTGCTGCAGCACGGGCTGTTCTACGGTTCCGAGGAGGAATGCCGCGGCCCGCTGCCGCCGTCGCCGGAACCGGCGCGCTCGCCGCTGGCGCGGCTGCTGGACGCGCGCCAGCGCCTGCAGGCCCTGCTGGCCGATCCGGAGCCGGCGGATTTCCCGGCGGCGCTGGCCGACATCGCCGCGCAGGTGCGCGAGGCCTGCCGGATCAATCCCGACGTGGCGCTGGCCAGCATCCTGCTGCACACCGACGGCCCGTACAGCAGCCGCCATGCGGTGAACGCGGCGGTCGCCTGCCAGCTCACCGGCATGGCGCTGGCGCTCGATGCCGGCGAACTGGCGGCCATCGTCGCGGCCGCGCTGACGATGAACATCGGCATGTTCACCCTGCACGATACGCTGGTCGCATGCGAGGGGCCGCTGTCCGACGTGCAGCATGCGATGGTGCGCGCGCATTGCCGGCTCGGCGTGGCGATGCTGCGCGAGCGCGGGATCACCAGCACCACCTGGCTCGACGCCGTGCGCGACCACCACGAGCGCAGCGACGGCAGCGGCTATCCCGACGGCAAGCGCGGCGCGCAGATCGGTCGGGCGGCATGCCTGGTGGCCCTGGCGGACATCTATTGCGCGCGCGTCGCCGGTCGCGAGTACCGGCCGCCGCTGCAGCCGACGCAGGCGCTGCGCTGGCTGTTCCTCAACGAAGGAGCGGCGCTGGACGAACACCTGGCCCGGGTGTTCATCAAGACGCTCGGCGTTTATCCGCCCGGCACCGGCGTGCGCCTGCGCAACGGTGCACTCGCGGTGGTGCTCCACCGCCAGTCGGCCGGCCACCAGCCCGTGGTGGCCTCGCTCACCACGCACGACGGCCTGCGCCTGCACTCGCCGATCCGGCGGCGCGGCGACATCGAGGCGCATGCGGTCACCGAAGTGGTGGACCTGGCGGCGCTGGGCATCCGGGTCGGCATGGAAGCGCTGTGGGGCGCCGACGCGGCGGAGTGA
- a CDS encoding PepSY domain-containing protein, which translates to MSLTHRFLKGCRLVHLYLGVFTAPALLFFAITGGLQTFGLHEAKRGSSYAPPKWLAVAGQLHKKQDMAVPPAKLRPPAAPATEKPAAAMPAPAIRAEAGTTAPRAKNPLPLKIFVALVAFALAVSTLTGLYLSWKYTRRAGRILAIFLAGIAVPILLALV; encoded by the coding sequence ATGTCATTGACCCATCGCTTCCTCAAAGGCTGCCGCCTGGTACACCTCTACCTCGGCGTGTTCACCGCGCCGGCCCTGCTGTTCTTCGCGATCACCGGCGGCCTGCAGACTTTCGGCCTGCACGAGGCCAAGCGTGGCAGCAGCTACGCGCCGCCGAAGTGGCTCGCGGTGGCGGGGCAACTGCACAAGAAACAGGACATGGCCGTGCCGCCGGCCAAGCTGCGTCCGCCGGCCGCGCCGGCGACGGAGAAGCCGGCGGCCGCGATGCCGGCCCCGGCCATCCGTGCAGAGGCCGGGACGACCGCGCCGCGGGCGAAGAACCCGCTGCCGCTGAAGATCTTCGTCGCGCTGGTCGCATTCGCACTGGCCGTGTCGACCCTGACCGGTCTGTATCTCTCCTGGAAATACACGCGGCGTGCGGGGCGCATCCTCGCGATCTTCCTTGCCGGCATCGCGGTGCCGATCCTGCTCGCGCTGGTTTAG
- the dapD gene encoding 2,3,4,5-tetrahydropyridine-2,6-dicarboxylate N-succinyltransferase → MQSIESLIDDAFERRNELTQAEVETHLRPALGQVLDLLESGERRVAEPDGQGGWKVNQWLKKAVLLYFRINGNRVVDGGPALAFDKVPLRFAHGDDAELQGLGARVVPGALVRRGAHIARDAVLMPSYVNIGAHVGAGTMVDTWATVGSCAQIGAGVHLSGGVGIGGVLEPLQANPTIIEDGCFIGARSEVVEGVVVERGSVIGMGVFLGQSTRIYNRATGEVSYGRVPAGSVVVAGSLPAKDGSHSLYAAVIVKQVDEKTRGKTSINELLRAL, encoded by the coding sequence ATGCAAAGCATCGAATCCCTGATCGACGACGCGTTCGAGCGTCGCAACGAACTGACCCAGGCCGAGGTCGAGACCCACCTGCGCCCCGCGCTGGGGCAGGTGCTCGACCTGCTCGAATCCGGCGAGCGCCGCGTGGCCGAGCCGGACGGGCAGGGCGGCTGGAAGGTCAACCAGTGGCTGAAGAAGGCGGTGCTGCTGTACTTCCGCATCAACGGCAACCGCGTGGTGGACGGCGGTCCGGCGCTGGCTTTCGACAAGGTGCCGCTGCGCTTCGCCCACGGCGACGACGCGGAACTGCAGGGCCTCGGCGCACGCGTGGTGCCCGGCGCGCTGGTGCGCCGCGGCGCGCACATCGCCAGGGACGCGGTGCTGATGCCCAGCTACGTCAACATCGGCGCGCACGTGGGCGCCGGCACGATGGTCGACACCTGGGCCACAGTGGGTTCCTGCGCGCAGATCGGCGCCGGCGTGCACCTCTCCGGCGGCGTGGGCATCGGCGGCGTGCTGGAGCCGCTGCAGGCCAATCCCACCATCATCGAGGACGGCTGCTTCATCGGTGCGCGCTCGGAAGTGGTCGAGGGCGTGGTGGTGGAGCGCGGCAGCGTGATCGGCATGGGCGTGTTCCTCGGCCAGTCCACCCGTATCTACAACCGCGCCACCGGTGAGGTCAGCTATGGCCGCGTGCCGGCCGGCAGCGTGGTGGTCGCCGGCAGCCTGCCCGCGAAGGACGGCTCGCACAGCCTGTACGCGGCGGTGATCGTGAAGCAGGTGGACGAGAAGACGCGCGGCAAGACCAGCATCAACGAACTGCTGCGAGCCTTGTAG